A stretch of the Theileria equi strain WA chromosome 1, complete sequence genome encodes the following:
- a CDS encoding mitochondrial processing peptidase beta subunit, putative (encoded by transcript BEWA_033240A), whose protein sequence is MTVLSRISKANGLSSLISNKCDKRGFRTLPSTKNQVVYSNLQSKRTIVTDLATDLLKESKLPPQVLNQPPCHTTTLKNGLRVATVTMPGAASTIGVWIDSGSRYETPETNGAAHFLEHMIFKGTKSRSRLQLEEQIEQKGAHLNAYTSREQTGYYARCFNKDIPWCTELLSDILQNSLIDIDHMENEKHVILREMEEVEKSADEVIFDRLHMTAFRGNPLGFTILGPVENIQNMKREYLLDYIKKNYTADRMVFCGVGDIKHDEFVALAEKHFSGIQKSTGEIKLEKPFFVGSEMLNRNDEMGPNAHLAVAFEGVPWTSPDSVAFMLMQSIIGSYKKDQGFIPGKLSGNKTIHAIANRMTVGCAEMFTAFNTCYKDTGLFGFYAQCDEVAIDHCVGELLFGVTSLSYSVTDEEVERAKRQLMLQFLSMSESTSSVAEEVARQIIVYGRRMPVAEFLLRLESIDAEEIKRVAWKYLHDAEIAVTAMGPIHGMPSLVDLRQKTYWLRY, encoded by the exons ATGACGGTCCTGAGTAGAATTAGTAAGGCCAACGGCCTTTCCTCGCTAATATCAAACAAATGTGATAAGAGGGGCTTTCGTACATTGCCATCTACAAAAAACCAAGTTGTTTATTCAAATCTGCAGTCAAAACGTACCATAGTAACTGATCTAGCAACCGACTTGTTGAAGGAAAGTAAATTACCACCTCAGGTATTAAATCAACCACCATGCC ATACGACCACTCTGAAGAATGGTTTGAGGGTTGCAACCGTTACAATGCCCGGCGCCGCCTCAACCATTGGTGTTTGGATCGATAGCGGCAGTCGCTACGAAACACCCGAAACCAATGGAGCAGCGCACTTTCTAGAACATATGATTTTTAAG GGTACAAAATCGCGTTCAAGGTTGCAGCTGGAAGAACAAATTGAGCAAAAGGGAGCTCATCTCAACGCGTACACTTCAAGGGAACAAACTGG ATATTACGCAAGGTGTTTTAACAAGGACATTCCGTGGTGTACCGAATTGTTGAGCGACATCTTGCAAAACAGCCTAATCGATATCGATCatatggaaaatgaaaaaCATGTTATCTTGAGGGAGATGGAAGAGGTAGAGAAATCTGCGGACGAGGTCATATTTGATCGCCTACATATGACT GCATTCCGCGGTAACCCATTAGGATTTACAATTTTGGGCCCTGTTGAAAATATCCAGAACATGAAACGTGAATATCTTCTGGATTACATTAAGAAAAATTACACTGCCGATAGAATGGTCTTTTGTGGAGTGGGTGACATTAAGCACGACGAATTCGTAGCTCTGGCTGAGAAGCACTTCTCAGGG ATTCAAAAATCAACTGGAGAAATCAAACTTGAGAAGCCATTCTTTGTAGGATCCGAAATGTTGAATAGAAATGATGAGATGGGACCAAATGCCCATTTGGCTGTCGCATTTGAAGGCGTTCCATGGACTTCCCCAGATTCTGTGGCATTTATGCTTATGCAAAGCATAATTGGAAGTTATAAGAAAGACCAAGGCTTTATCCCTGGCAAACTTTCAGGAAACAAAACAATTCATGCTATTGCAAACAGGATGACCGTCGGATGTGCTGAAATGTTTACAGCATTTAACACATGTTATAAAGATACCGGCTTGTTTGGATTCTACGCACAATGTGATGAAGTTGCTATTGATCATTGTGTTGGGGAACTACTCTTTGGTGTAACATCTCTTTCCTACAGTGTCACCGACGAAGAAGTGGAACGTGCTAAAAGGCAATTAATGTTACAATTCTTGTCAATGTCAGAGTCTACATCTTCAGTAGCAGAAGAAGTTGCTAGGCAAATTATAGTATATGGAAGAAGGATGCCTGTTGCGGAATTCTTGCTGAGGCTGGAAAGTATCGATGCTGAAGAAATCAAGAGAGTTGCATGGAAGTATCTACATGATGCTGAAATCGCCGTCACCGCCATGGGTCCAATACATGGAATGCCCTCTCTAGTAGATCTAAGGCAAAAAACATACTGGCTCAGATACTAG
- a CDS encoding hypothetical protein (encoded by transcript BEWA_033250A) — translation MNFHTVQLKLNGVNPQTHLIANEMDRIKRYTIETADLQNKANRLKIDKEAVERIVKSNVGK, via the exons ATGAATTTCCATACAGTACAGCTTAAATTGAATGGAGTTAATCCTCAAACTCATCTTATTGCCAACGAGATG GACCGAATCAAGAGGTATACTATAGAGACCGCCGATTTACAGAATAAAG CTAACAGACTCAAAATTGACAAGGAGGCTGTTGAGAGAATCGTTAAGTCCAACGTAGGAAAATAG
- a CDS encoding hypothetical protein (encoded by transcript BEWA_033260A) produces MDPEEERRDGQEQRRRNLQLDFGSERKRPKIDYKDIKMKFSDLKRADEQEASDKKDQ; encoded by the coding sequence ATGGATCCAGAGGAGGAGCGCAGAGATGGACAGGAACAGCGAAGAAGAAATCTCCAGCTGGACTTTGGCTCCGAGCGAAAAAGACCAAAGATTGACTACAAAGATATCAAGATGAAATTTTCAGATTTGAAAAGAGCTGATGAACAAGAAGCGTCGGACAAGAAAGACCAGTAG
- a CDS encoding hypothetical protein (encoded by transcript BEWA_033270A): MIYVVHTLVAHSLTIMLTQPYFRRFFSSITNCLDFTLGSALSTTRSNLHILKVGSHKLNDLYPKTIYNRTHLLLENCSILPGIVKAQSIEDISCSPRDDLRKEQFTRIIGKIGIKKRDAGPYWKRYKEKRIKIRKRKRVI, encoded by the coding sequence ATGATTTATGTGGTACATACTCTAGTAGCCCATTCACTTACAATTATGCTAACTCAGCCATATTTCCGTAGATTCTTTAGCAGCATAACAAACTGCTTAGATTTTACACTTGGTAGTGCTTTATCTACTACCCGCTCCaacctacacattttaaaagttgGTAGCCACAAATTGAATGATTTATATCCAAAGACAATTTACAATCGCACTCATTTGTTACTTGAAAACTGTTCAATTCTACCTGGCATCGTAAAAGCACAGAGTATCGAAGACATTAGCTGTTCTCCCAGGGACGACCTGCGCAAAGAACAGTTTACTAGGATAATAGGAAAGATTGGTATAAAGAAGCGGGATGCAGGACCATATTGGAAGCGGTACAaagaaaagagaataaagataAGAAAGCGAAAACGTGTTATTTAA
- a CDS encoding hypothetical protein (encoded by transcript BEWA_033280A), translating to MYVEWPQSDVDRFIEFVKSTFDDHDRINLEKCVRSGTGTEHLAFNHTHEEGTESSHRFSKSDDDFIGQYLDDLWDSPEKLSLILQDAIESASKSYSNIKNKGLKDGLKLTDDIEKNIIETSWKRSLNNSLRKSLVGKLQEECLQISNDGHKFALGSEHNNLEGEFVYNLMNLGFAHCSPFIGKNTNAFSEIEFMEYNGIFNKTDKNNSMYDQCYTLWLKSSHLDKNRQKHMLNTLEKLKQIPYELTHKCKILLQAISSLCVVYMKPNISRILLHNDGSTNGVKYTCIYIPKASGNDQFISLEICKDRHKVPIMDDLLLIFRSDIDYEIERVSEKCFMIMAWLIGPN from the exons ATGTATGTCGAATGGCCCCAATCAGATGTAGACCGTTTTAttgaatttgtaaaaagTACTTTTGATGATCATGATAGaataaatttggaaaaatgtgtaag ATCTGGAACTGGAACCGAACACTTGGCTTTTAATCACACACACGAAGAAGGTACCGAATCTTCCCATAGATTCAGCAAAAGTGATG ATGACTTTATCGGCCAATATCTAGATGATCTCTGGGATTCACCAGAAAAACTCTCTTTAATACTACAAGATGCAATAGAATCTGCCTCTAAATCATACTCTAATATAAAAAACAAGGGTCTCAAAG ATGGGTTAAAACTTACTGACGATATTGAAAAAAACATAATAGAAACTTCATGGAAAAGATCTTTGAATAATTCATTAAGGAAATCTCTCGTCGGAAAACTGCAAGAAGAATGCCTACAAATTTCAAATGATGGTCATAAATTTGCCCTAG GCTCCGAACATAACAACCTGGAGGGAGAATTCGTCTACAACTTGATGAATCTTGGATTTGCGCACTGTTCCCCCTTTATAGGAAAAAAT ACAAACGCTTTTAGTGAAATCGAATTCATGGAATATAACGGGATATTTAACAAG ACGGACAAAAACAATTCAATGTATGACCAATGTTACACTCTTTGGCTTAAATCTTCACATTTGGACAAAAATAGGCAAAAG CATATGTTAAACACGTTGGAAAAACTAAAACAGATTCCCTACGAGTTAACACATAAGTGCAAGATACTGTTACAG GCGATATCTTCTCTCTGTGTTGTCTACATGAAACCTAACATATCTCGCATATTACTTCACAATGATGGAAG TACAAACGGTGTCAAATATACATGCATTTACATCCCAAAAGCATCTGGCAATGACCAGTTTATCAGTCTTGAAATCTGCAAAGACAGACACAAGGTCCCAATAATGGACGATCTTCTCCTTATATTCAG GAGTGACATTGATTACGAGATCGAGCGAGTTTCTGAAAAGTGTTTCATGATAATGGCTTGGCTTATCGGCCCAAATTAA
- a CDS encoding protein kinase domain containing protein (encoded by transcript BEWA_033290A) — MSHNSDNISISRDRNHPNHGSDKDRSRRRVSSHKRRSYHRHKPSNYRHKYDRYSRDYSMSRYSRDPSRRRLERRRNHSHDRRPRYSSDHRISREYRHQRHRRYSSYKYRRDRDYRRNSSDRYRRHSHKPRKHSHDYHHKNYKSHSKKSYDRRVRSPYDEIIHFKWEKDMKVGDYRVLNKISDGTFGRVLNCEKEGEKFALKVVRDIEKYTSSAKIEADILLDIKNSDEQNESHCVILRDSFMYKDRHMCLAFESLGPSLYDFLEKNDFKGFFIADIQHIAYQMLKGLSFLRKKQLIHTDIKPENILLTCGKDDYIEVPFPRSTTGMMTKRPATADIKIIDFGSAIYEDEYHSSIINTRQYRSPEVILDIGWTYTSDLWSLGCTLMELYTGHLLFRTHSHLEHLAMIEKILGKIPERMLDAARKTDGKHYVHQDRPELNWPDGAKSKSSIERVNDCRNVLDQVKPEHRVFAEFIKYILNPDSSARPSPEEAMEHEFFVLKLPEN, encoded by the exons ATGTCGCATAATAGTGATAATATTTCAATTTCTAGGGATAGAAATCATCCGAATCACGGATCTGATAAGGATCGCAGCCGCAGAAGGGTATCTTCACACAAACGTAGAAGCTATCACAGACACAAACCATCAAATTACCGGCATAAATATGATAGATATTCAAGAGATTACAGCATGAGTCGCTATTCCCGAGATCCTTCACGCAGAAGACtagaaagaagaaggaatcATTCCCATGATCGTCGTCCTCGTTATTCCTCAGACCACCGTATCAGCAGAGAGTACCGTCACCAAAGGCATAGGAGATATTCATCTTATAAATACAGAAGAGATCGTGATTATAGAAGAAATTCATCAGACAGGTACAGGAGGCATTCTCACAAGCCCAGAAAGCATTCACACGATTATCATCACAAAAACTACAAATCCCACTCAAAGAAAAGTTATGATCGAAGAGTTAGATCACCATACGATGAAATAATTCACTTCAAGTGGGAGAAGGATATGAAGGTTGGCGATTACCGCGTATTGAATAAGATCAGTGACGGTACCTTTGGAAGAGTACTAAACTGTGAGAAGGAGGGAGAAAAGTTTGCTTTGAAAGTAGTGAGAGATATAGAAAAGTATACAAGTTCGGCTAAAATTGAAGCGGATATTTTATTGGATATCAAGAATTCGGATGAACAGAATGAAAGCCACTGCGTTATTCTACGTGATAGTTTTATGTACAAAGATAGACACATGTGCCTCGCTTTTGAAAGTCTAGGGCCATCTTTGTACGATTTCCTAGAGAAAAATGATTTCAAGGGTTTTTTTATCGCAGATATCCAGCATATTGCATACCAAATGCTTAAGGGATTATCATTCCTTAGAAAGAAACAGCTCATACATACTGATATTAAGcctgaaaatattttgcTTACCTGTGGAAAGGATGATTATATAGAGGTTCCGTTTCCGAGGTCTACA ACTGGTATGATGACCAAACGTCCAGCAACAGCTGATATAAAGATTATTGATTTTGGTAGTGCTATTtatgaggatgaatatcATAGTTCAATTATTAATACAAGACAATATCGCTCCCCCGAAGTTATACTAG ATATTGGATGGACATATACTAGTGATTTGTGGTCGTTGGGATGCACTCTAATGGAGCTGTACACTGGACATTTACTTTTTAGAACACATAGCCACTTGGAGCATTTGGCAATGATC GAAAAAATTCTTGGAAAAATCCCAGAGAGGATGTTAGATGCTGCAAGAAAGACAGATGGAAAACATTATGTCCACCAGGATCGCCCGGAACTCAATTG GCCGGATGGAGCAAAATCAAAGTCTTCCATTGAGAGGGTTAACGATTGTAGAAATGTATTG GACCAAGTAAAGCCAGAACATCGTGTTTTTGCTGAATTCATAAAGTATATTTTGAACCCGGACTCATCTGCGAGACCTTCCCCAGAAGAGGCAATGGAACACGAATTTTTTGTCTTGAAATTGCCAGAAAATTAG
- a CDS encoding hypothetical protein (encoded by transcript BEWA_033300A), whose translation MVLKVVFLHGLMQNAEAFRTQTAKFGELFSKYLNITYLDAPHLLTEHPAFIVQVNENKTDEEIRVMEDEFRERHYKRHGRSDDYGRTWYYIETRGKYSQRLKNVEVIGLDESLNMVIEECKKANADGIMGFSQGAIIASVVAKQTLLNQNYGWKPRFCVLFSGPMPNCLPVKNLLNTGSPIAVPSLHILGTNDKIVPNNRSIPLAGCYSDPIIHYHDGTHTVPDNDLGVLETFLGKIIAQIPGSGAGRKRSHLLRSKAGLGESYESANVLLKTVYKLTEESYRKYGVTQGVLPDHLLNPNSFLLDESSIYTDFNNCNIYNIGSIVQLDTNDVFNTLPEGLCGDATKDIVLLPEGQPLGIVNRKQSVELISQLKQYSSSGTNTIKSRGVLLDGKRGSGKSYILNHVSLWARNNGWMVIIEPSPSKYAKEVGTIKRSNAGVYIQLEFAKAFLERLILSNKTYLSEIPVIQSLYGRVSLDGNYVNYSKRSFDPVIENIIKEELEILKEESQPDEIECAKETLKLWDCYRRQFKIPILKERLENPKTLLDIAEFGVNNETFANQAVYEIFDQLKHQTKFPLLIVVDEFNECFPVSEYLSIKYEGTKFGGWIPSYHLSMPRLFYKFDGDQFKNGYKLLATSWTRNPRRNYKPEYLGIMPNELRTVRNFTPKEYANYIHHLQNTQVIFNFPNDKTNYYYMLTGGNGFESRRLLSKLY comes from the exons ATGGTATTGAAGGTTGTATTTTTGCATGGTCTTATGCAAAATGCTGAAGCATTCAGAACGCAGACCGCAAAATTTGGCGAGcttttctcaaaatatttgaataTTACCTATCTGGATGCGCCACACCTCCTGACCGAGCATCCAGCCTTTATAGTTCAAGTTAATGAGAACAAAACAGATGAGGAAATCAGAGttatggaggatgagttCAGAGAACGCCATTATAAGAGACACGGAAGGAGCGATGATTACGGGCGAACTTGGTACTACATTGAGACCCGTGGCAAATACTCTCAAAGAttgaaaaatgttgaaGTTATCGGACTAGATGAATCGCTAAATATGGTAATAGAAGAATGTAAAAAGGCTAATGCTGATGGAATAATGGGCTTTAGCCAAGGCGCAATAATAGCCTCAGTTGTGGCAAAACAGACTCTACTCAACCAAAACTATGGATGGAAACCTAGATTCTGTGTCTTGTTCAGTGGGCCAATGCCTAATTGTCTTCCAGTAAAAAATCTACTCAATACTGGCTCACCGATTGCAGTTCCCtccttacacattttgggAACCAATGATAAAATCGTACCAAACAATCGCTCTATACCTCTAGCCGGGTGTTATTCTGATCCTATCATCCATTATCACGATGGAACACACACCGTACCTGATAATGACCTCGGTGTCCTCGAGACATTCCTAGGTAAAATAATAGCACA GATTCCTGGTTCCGGTGCTGGTAGAAAACGATCACATTTACTGAGAAGCAAAGCAGGACTTGGTGAGAGCTATGAATCTGCCAATGTATTGCTTAAAACTGTCTATAAATTGACTGAGGAGTCGTACAGAAAGTATGGCGTAACTCAAGGAGTTCTCCCTGATCATCTACTCAATCCGAACTCATTTCTTCTGGATGAAAGTTCAATTTACACTGATTTTAACAACTGTAACATATATAACATAGGATCTATCGTACAATTGGATACAAACGATGTCTTTAATACACTCCCCGAGGGACTCTGTG GTGATGCCACAAAGGATATAGTATTGTTGCCAGAAGGGCAACCACTCGGTATAGTAAATAGGAAGCAATCCGTGGAACTAATTTCACAGCTAAAGCAATATTCATCCTCCGGCACAAATACCATCAAGTCAAGAGGCGTACTGTTAGATGGGAAAAGAGGTAGCGGAAAGAGCTATATATTGAATCATGTATCTCTCTGGGCTCGTAATAATGGGTGGATGGTTATAATTGAGCCATCACCATCAAAATATGCAAAAGAAGTTGGTACAATCAAGCGATCAAATGCAGGTGTATACAtacag CTCGAATTCGCAAAGGCATTCTTGGAGCGTTTAATATTGAGCAATAAAACATACCTCTCAGAAATTCCTGTTATCCAATCGCTCTACGGGAGAGTATCACTGGATGGAAATTATGTAAATTATAGCAAAAGATCGTTCGACCCTGTCATTGAAAACATAATCAAGGAAGAACTAGAAATATTAAAAGAGGAATCCCAACCAGATGAAATAGAATGTGCGAAAGAGACACTAAAGTTATGGGATTGTTATCGAAGACAGTTCAAAATTCCAATATTAAAGGAGCGTCtagaaaatccaaagaCGTTATTAGATATCGCAGAGTTTGGGGTAAATAACGAAACATTTGCAAATCAAGCAGTTTATGAAATATTTGATCAATTGAAACATCAAACgaaatttccattattGATTGTTGTGGATGAGTTTAACGAATGCTTTCCCGTTTCTGAATATTTGTCAATAAAGTATGAAGGCACAAAATTCGGAGGCTGGATCCCCAGCTACCACCTATCCATGCCACGACtcttttataaatttgatggAGACCAATTCAAAAACGGATACAAACTGCTTGCAACAAGCTGGACACGCAACCCTAGGAGGAATTACAAACCAGAATATTTGGGGATTATGCCAAACGAATTAAGAACGGTCAGAAACTTTACGCCGAAAGAATATGCCAACTATATACACCATCTGCAGAATACACAAGTTATTTTCAACTTCCCAAATGACAAAACAAACTATTACTACATGCTAACAg GAGGGAATGGCTTCGAGTCGAGAAGACTATTGTCAAAGCTATATTAA
- a CDS encoding DEAD box ATP-dependent RNA helicase family member protein (encoded by transcript BEWA_033310A), translating to MDSQDPESQNEPSEILGNGLKWKSLEIPLDLMSEGLFSLEVLEESDLSPPRTKEKKSKKRKISNKEESILKPTPEPTDEEILRDTSDWVQLAEPDHPIPIAVLRNLCKNDMVSPTDIQRLTLKPSLVENNDIVISSETGSGKTLAFVLPIVLSLLSNRSEDVIESLVLLPTRELAIQVKNIFISIVENTILRVVPIIGGISVQKQTRLLKKNPAIVVATPGRIAEFIEEETEKKPFELKFLVLDEADRFVEDNSFRELQKIVSHVQKPKMRNFICSATILRMNSNLISLFKLLKMKNPVTCVVSDRQQVALPYDELISTGALYKNSSDIKTSMPENLTFKVIKTLENDKELKLIACLVDHLSQTENSRCLIFVNTISYVYRLEALLSLILWKDKHELRIAKSHCVTLNKPTIVDYVTSLHSRLKQKQRLKRLEKFTTHKRAILICTDVASRGIDLPDIDTVVHFQVPKSNSIFVHRSGRTARLQSHGIFVCYLHKMHSGVSICICSCNDMDAWKKLFADIKKDINHVEPLLDCVPPKLYQRYKTLLTLANDIEQEEHKFSKETKIDSWFEKAAREADIELSDYENEAEASAKRSKKYKSMKSGKRKLLEIRSELGMRQ from the exons ATGGATTCTCAGGATCCTGAATCGCAAAATGAACCATCAGAGATCCTTGGAAATGGGTTGAAATGGAAATCGTTGGAGATTCCACTCGACTTGATGTCTGAGGGTCTGTTTTCACTGGAGGTACTAGAAGAATCCGATTTATCGCCTCCTAGAACCAAAGAAAAGAAAAGTAAAAAGAGAAAGATATCTaacaaggaagaatctaTCCTAAAACCTACACCAGAGCCCactgatgaagaaattcTTAGGGATACTTCGGATTGGGTGCAACTCGCTGAACCAGACCATCCAATTCCAATAGCTGTATTGAGGAATCTGTGCAAAAATGATATGGTGTCTCCAACCGACATCCAGAGACTCACTCTCAAACCATCACTGGTGGAGAATAATGACATTGTGATATCCTCAGAAACA GGTTCCGGGAAGACGTTGGCATTTGTACTACCTATTGTACTTTCTCTGCTTTCCAATAGAAGTGAGGATGTTATAGAATCTCTGGTCTTGCTCCCTACCAGAGAGCTCGCTATTCAAGTAAAaaacatcttcatttcTATCGTAGAGAATACAATTTTACGGGTGGTCCCAATCATTGGTGGTATTTCTGttcaaaaacaaactcGTCTACTGAAGAAAAACCCAGCAATTGTGGTTGCAACACCTGGTAGGATAGCAGAATTCATTGAGGAAGAAACGGAAAAAAAACCATTTGAACTTAAGTTCCTGGTTTTAGATGAAGCAGATAGATTTGTTGAAGATAATTCATTCAGAGAACTTCAAAAAATTGTTTCTCATGTTCAAAAACCAAAAATGCGCAACTTCATATGTTCAGCTACCATATTAAGA ATGAATTCTAATTTGATCTCATTATTTAAGTtattgaagatgaaaaacCCCGTGACCTGTGTAGTATCAGATCGCCAGCAGGTTGCTCTTCCTTACGATGAATTAATAAGCACCGGAGCACTTTACAAAAACAGCTCTGATATTAAAACTTCAATGCCAGAAAATTTGACTTTCAAGGTGATAAAAACCCTTGAGAATGATAAG GAACTGAAATTGATAGCATGCCTTGTCGATCATCTATCGCAAACTGAAAATAGCAGATGTCTTATATTTGTTAATACTATAAGCTATGTATATAGATTGGAGGCTCTTCTGAG CCTaatactttggaaagaCAAACATGAACTGAGAATCGCAAAATCCCACTGCGTAACACTGAATAAACCCACAATTGTAGACTATGTTACTAGTCTTCATTCTAGACTGAAACAAAAGCAAAGACTAAAAAGACTAGAAAA ATTTACTACACACAAGAGGGCTATACTAATATGTACTGATGTGGCCTCAAGAGGAATTGACTTGCCAGATATTGATACCGTAGTTCATTTCCAAGTTCCAAAAAGTAATTCTATTTTTGTGCACAGATCTGGAAGAACAGCACGTTTGCAGTCACACGGTATCTTTGTATGTTACCTCCACAAAATGCATTCAGGTGTTTCAATTTGTATATGTTCATGTAACGATATGGATGCATGGAAGAAGTTGTTTGCGGATATAAAGAAGGATATCAATCACGTTGAACCTCTGTTGGATTGCGTACCCCCAAAACTTTACCAAC GCTATAAAACGTTGCTAACACTTGCAAACGATATAGAACAAGAAGAACATAAG TTCTCCAAGGAAACTAAAATTGACTCCTGGTTTGAAAAGGCCGCAAGGGAAGCGGATATAGAACTTAGTGattatgaaaatgaagCTGAAGCATCGGCGAAACGATCAAAAAAGTACAAGTCCATGAAATCTGGAAAACGAAAGCTCTTGGAG ATTCGTTCCGAACTTGGAATGCGCCAATAA